A region from the Eleginops maclovinus isolate JMC-PN-2008 ecotype Puerto Natales chromosome 17, JC_Emac_rtc_rv5, whole genome shotgun sequence genome encodes:
- the ccdc3a gene encoding LOW QUALITY PROTEIN: coiled-coil domain-containing protein 3a (The sequence of the model RefSeq protein was modified relative to this genomic sequence to represent the inferred CDS: inserted 2 bases in 2 codons) → MVPFFNSTSVTWLLECTALQHELETLHFLSQVKHHHRGYTRPVTFLKLFGMFPMSLLLAALGVFALLETFTHGCQLPSEWRPLSEGCRAELAEIIVYARVLAIHREPLGGGXGSLYNSLPFGFGYGYEGAEEGLLYSAEVEMLCDQAWGSMLEVPSGSRLNLTGLGYLSCQSHTVMENNSYFFFLRMDENYNILPHGVNFQDAIFQDXNDNRRMFSSLFQFSNCTQGSQPFHTFSPEWEHQEDSRLLCSSVQAALFEEEERGRKMHERLEVAERRNRQLKERVRKVKRSLRNARKAARKAEQQAKELQGKLKAAEWKVGHHLNAITPEEPLPGRYASTTIHKRMKL, encoded by the exons ATGGTTCCATTTTTTAACTCAACTTCTGTAACTTGGCTGCTGGAATGTACTGCCCTCCAGCATGAAttagaaacattacatttcctttctcAAGTGAAGCATCACCACCGGGGTTACACCAGACCTGTAACCTTTCTGAAGCTCTTCGGGATGTTTCCTATGTCTCTCCTACTCGCAGCGCTTGGCGTTTTTGCGCTTCTGGAAACTTTTACGCACGGCTGTCAGCTCCCCTCTGAGTGGCGGCCACTGAGCGAAGGCTGCCGGGCTGAGCTGGCGGAGATCATCGTGTACGCCCGGGTCCTGGCGATCCACCGGGAGCCCCTGGGCGGCG GCGGCAGCCTGTACAACTCGCTGCCATTCGGCTTCGGGTATGGGTACGAAGGCGCAGAAGAAGGGCTGCTGTACTCTGCAGAAGTGGAGATGCTGTGCGATCAGGCCTGGGGCAGCATGCTGGAGGTGCCCTCTGGATCCAGGCTCAACCTGACCGGGCTGGGCTATCTTTCGTGCCAGTCCCACACCGTGATGGAGAACAACTCCTACTTTTTCTTCCTCAG GATGGATGAGAACTACAACATCCTCCCCCATGGTGTCAACTTCCAGGATGCCATCTTCCAAG ACAACGACAACAGACGCATGTTCTCCAGCCTCTTCCAGTTCTCCAACTGCACCCAGGGGAGCCAGCCTTTCCACACCTTCAGCCCTGAATGGGAACACCAGGAGGACAGCAGG CTGCTTTGTTCCTCAGTGCAGGCCGCACTGTTCGAGGAGGAGGAGCGAGGCCGCAAGATGCACGAGCGCCTGGAAGTGGCGGAGAGGAGGAACCGGCAGCTGAAGGAGCGCGTTCGGAAGGTGAAGCGATCCCTGAGGAATGCCCGCAAGGCTGCACGAAAGGCCGAGCAGCAGGCAAAGGAGCTGCAGGGGAAGTTGAAGGCTGCGGAGTGGAAGGTGGGGCATCATCTCAACGCCATCACACCAGAGGAGCCTCTACCTGGGCGTTATGCAAGTACGACAATACACAAGAGAATGAAACTTTAG